In Polynucleobacter arcticus, the following proteins share a genomic window:
- the argH gene encoding argininosuccinate lyase, whose translation MSSSNNSLANKAQAWSARFTEPVDELVQRYTASIGFDQRFALVDIAGSLAHAEMLATQKIISAQDLADIQKGMAQIKSEIEAGEFHWQLALEDVHLNIEARLTELVGDAGKRLHTGRSRNDQVATDLRLWLRDSVDQIAGTLKTLRIALLDLAETHAATIMPGHTHLQVAQPITFGHHLMAYYEMFSRDASRLADLRTRFNRLPLGAAALAGTTYPIDREQVAKALGFDGICNNSLDAVSDRDFAIEFCAFASILMMHVSRLSEELVLWLSPRFGFIDLPDRFCTGSSIMPQKKNPDVPELARGKTGRVYGDLISLLTLMKSQPLAYNKDNQEDKEPLFDAVDTVQDTLRIFADMVPHIQVKADVMKAAAEEGFATATDLADYLVKKGLAFRDAHEAVAHAVKACVGRNCMLTDLSLSELRFACGLDNRPELMGDDVFALLTVDGSVNSRQHAGGTAPVQVLAAIKRGRADL comes from the coding sequence ATGAGCTCATCAAATAATTCCCTCGCCAACAAAGCCCAAGCTTGGTCGGCCCGTTTTACCGAACCCGTCGACGAACTAGTTCAGCGTTATACCGCCTCCATTGGCTTTGATCAACGCTTTGCCTTAGTAGATATTGCCGGATCTTTAGCCCACGCTGAAATGCTAGCTACCCAAAAGATTATTAGCGCGCAAGATTTAGCAGATATTCAAAAGGGTATGGCTCAGATCAAGAGTGAAATCGAAGCTGGTGAATTTCATTGGCAACTCGCTTTAGAAGACGTTCATCTGAACATTGAGGCTCGCCTCACCGAATTGGTTGGCGACGCTGGTAAGCGTCTGCATACTGGTCGCTCACGTAACGACCAAGTAGCAACAGATCTGCGTCTGTGGTTGCGTGATAGTGTTGATCAAATTGCGGGCACCCTAAAGACCTTGCGCATTGCCTTGCTAGATCTTGCGGAGACACACGCTGCCACGATCATGCCTGGCCATACTCACCTACAAGTTGCCCAGCCAATCACTTTTGGTCATCACTTGATGGCTTATTACGAAATGTTTAGCCGTGATGCTAGTCGCTTAGCTGATTTACGTACTCGCTTTAATCGCCTGCCATTAGGTGCGGCTGCTTTAGCTGGAACCACCTACCCAATCGATCGCGAGCAAGTCGCTAAGGCCCTCGGTTTTGACGGGATCTGCAACAACTCACTTGATGCCGTATCTGATCGTGACTTTGCAATTGAGTTCTGCGCCTTTGCATCTATTTTGATGATGCATGTTTCACGACTCTCTGAAGAATTGGTACTGTGGCTGAGTCCACGCTTTGGCTTTATTGATTTGCCAGATCGCTTTTGCACTGGTAGTTCGATCATGCCGCAGAAAAAGAACCCCGATGTACCGGAATTAGCGCGCGGTAAAACAGGTCGCGTATACGGTGATTTGATCTCTCTATTGACATTGATGAAGAGTCAGCCACTGGCCTACAACAAAGATAACCAAGAAGACAAGGAGCCTTTGTTTGATGCGGTCGATACCGTGCAAGATACTTTACGCATCTTCGCTGATATGGTTCCACACATACAGGTTAAGGCAGATGTGATGAAAGCAGCTGCTGAAGAAGGCTTTGCAACTGCTACTGATCTTGCTGATTACTTGGTTAAAAAAGGTTTAGCATTCCGTGACGCTCATGAAGCAGTAGCCCATGCGGTAAAGGCCTGTGTTGGTCGTAATTGCATGTTGACTGATCTCAGCCTTTCTGAATTGCGCTTTGCTTGCGGCTTGGATAATCGTCCTGAACTCATGGGCGACGATGTGTTTGCTCTATTGACTGTAGATGGGTCCGTTAATTCACGTCAGCATGCTGGCGGCACCGCCCCAGTCCAAGTACTCGCTGCCATCAAACGGGGTCGCGCAGATCTTTAA
- a CDS encoding aldehyde dehydrogenase family protein — MSINRFTLQLEEIKAAYAAEPNPSLEVRLERIGRIEHMIAANEDKICKVLAADFGTRHSMESRLLEFQMIYQACKHIRKNLKEWMKPQLVPTPGFLGSSHAWTEMQSKGVVGIMSPWNYPVQLALVPAITALAAGNRVWLKPSERSSRTSGFLATLIQEYFHPSEFCVSIGGAELAESFAALPFDHLFFTGSVDIGKKIMRAAADHLTPITLELGGKSPAIIDPSAKMKDAAASIIYGKLVNGGQTCIAPDYAVIHASDCDEFVQALQSAAQQQFANPEELTGAIDEHQLMRWHQLVHDAVNRGAQAVPLIAASANTPLPFTPVALLNVSEDALIMQEEVFGPILPIVAINDVSSIIRYINDRPVPLALYWFGKNKEVMKRILNETRSGGVTVNDTLLHAGIEDLPFGGAGASGMGAYHGKAGFETFSHRKSILEVRGFFGLNLLRGTKLARPPYGKGVERLLRWLR; from the coding sequence ATGTCTATAAATCGCTTTACGCTCCAATTAGAAGAAATCAAAGCCGCATACGCTGCAGAACCCAACCCTAGCTTAGAGGTTCGCCTAGAACGAATCGGACGTATCGAGCACATGATTGCTGCTAATGAAGACAAAATCTGCAAAGTCTTAGCTGCGGACTTTGGCACCCGCCACTCGATGGAAAGCCGGCTATTAGAGTTTCAGATGATTTATCAGGCCTGCAAACATATTCGCAAGAACCTCAAAGAATGGATGAAGCCCCAGCTAGTCCCGACTCCAGGATTTCTAGGTTCTTCTCATGCTTGGACTGAGATGCAATCTAAGGGTGTTGTGGGCATCATGAGCCCCTGGAACTACCCAGTTCAGCTAGCGCTCGTACCAGCCATTACAGCCCTTGCTGCAGGCAATCGCGTCTGGCTAAAACCTTCCGAAAGAAGCTCCCGCACTTCTGGATTTTTGGCAACATTGATCCAGGAGTATTTTCACCCTAGTGAATTTTGCGTCAGTATTGGTGGTGCAGAGCTTGCAGAATCTTTTGCGGCACTGCCTTTTGATCATCTATTTTTTACAGGCTCAGTAGATATTGGGAAAAAGATCATGCGTGCGGCTGCAGATCACCTTACTCCGATAACCTTAGAGTTAGGTGGTAAGTCCCCAGCAATTATCGACCCCTCAGCCAAAATGAAAGATGCTGCGGCCAGCATTATTTACGGCAAGCTTGTGAATGGTGGCCAAACCTGCATTGCTCCCGACTATGCAGTAATCCACGCAAGCGATTGCGATGAGTTTGTGCAAGCCCTACAAAGTGCAGCCCAACAACAATTTGCCAATCCCGAAGAATTGACTGGTGCAATTGATGAACATCAACTGATGCGTTGGCATCAACTAGTTCACGACGCAGTCAATCGTGGAGCGCAAGCGGTTCCCCTGATTGCTGCGAGCGCCAATACACCACTCCCCTTCACTCCCGTTGCACTCCTCAATGTTTCTGAGGATGCACTCATCATGCAAGAAGAGGTCTTCGGCCCTATTCTTCCGATCGTCGCAATCAATGATGTTTCCTCGATCATCCGCTATATCAATGATCGTCCAGTGCCACTGGCGCTGTATTGGTTTGGCAAGAACAAAGAAGTGATGAAGCGTATTCTGAATGAAACACGTTCCGGTGGTGTGACAGTGAATGACACATTGCTACATGCTGGAATCGAAGATTTACCGTTTGGTGGTGCTGGAGCTAGCGGAATGGGTGCCTACCACGGCAAAGCAGGCTTTGAAACATTTAGTCATCGCAAATCCATCCTAGAAGTGCGAGGATTCTTTGGGCTCAACCTATTACGCGGCACCAAGTTAGCAAGACCGCCTTATGGCAAAGGTGTTGAACGCTTATTGCGTTGGCTACGCTAA
- the hemC gene encoding hydroxymethylbilane synthase translates to MSQTPISSSISTISTAPKRLVIASRESRLAMWQAEHVRDCLKKLYPQCDVQILGMTTRGDQILDKALSKVGGKGLFVKELETALEDGRADLAVHSLKDVPMVMPEGFDLSCVMAREDAHDAFVSNDYASLEDLPKGAVVGTSSLRRESVLRSKFPHLEIQPLRGNLDTRMGKLDRGEYHAIILAAAGLKRLGLESRIRALLPIDPYTPAAGQGALGIETLSQHPNIKAWLAPLNDLPTLYAVSAERMVSRQLGGSCEVPLAAYATWNQDQMHIRSFVASVDGTSSCLASAEGSVKSLEDAEALGFSVAQDLIAQGAASLLPHGLPK, encoded by the coding sequence ATGTCCCAAACTCCCATTTCTAGCTCTATAAGTACCATCTCCACTGCCCCTAAGCGTCTGGTAATCGCCTCCCGCGAGAGCCGGCTTGCCATGTGGCAGGCTGAACACGTCCGGGATTGCCTTAAAAAGCTCTATCCCCAATGCGACGTACAAATCTTGGGTATGACTACCCGGGGAGACCAAATACTCGATAAGGCACTCTCTAAGGTCGGTGGAAAGGGTTTATTTGTGAAAGAGCTTGAAACGGCTCTTGAAGATGGCCGGGCAGATTTGGCAGTACATTCCCTAAAAGATGTTCCGATGGTCATGCCTGAAGGCTTTGACTTGTCTTGCGTCATGGCGCGGGAGGATGCGCATGATGCATTCGTATCGAACGACTACGCCAGCTTAGAGGATCTACCTAAAGGCGCGGTAGTGGGCACTTCTAGTCTGCGCCGTGAATCCGTTTTGAGGTCCAAGTTCCCGCATCTAGAAATTCAGCCCTTGAGGGGCAATCTAGATACCCGCATGGGTAAGCTAGATCGTGGTGAGTACCATGCCATTATTTTGGCCGCTGCAGGATTAAAGCGCCTCGGTCTGGAAAGTCGTATTCGTGCTTTATTACCGATTGATCCTTACACCCCAGCTGCTGGGCAAGGCGCATTAGGTATTGAAACCCTGAGTCAGCATCCGAATATCAAAGCTTGGCTTGCGCCCCTCAATGACTTGCCAACCTTGTATGCAGTCTCCGCTGAGCGTATGGTCTCACGCCAGCTTGGAGGTTCTTGTGAAGTGCCATTGGCTGCTTATGCCACTTGGAATCAAGATCAGATGCACATCCGATCTTTTGTTGCCAGTGTAGATGGCACATCGAGTTGCTTAGCTAGTGCCGAAGGTTCGGTGAAGAGTCTTGAGGACGCAGAAGCCTTGGGCTTTTCTGTAGCGCAAGATTTAATTGCCCAGGGCGCTGCCAGTCTATTACCTCATGGTTTGCCTAAATAA
- the pdxH gene encoding pyridoxamine 5'-phosphate oxidase — translation MDPIAQLRKNYTFGQLSETEVSPNPLNLFQVWFDQAVKAECPEPNSMTLATADKAGNPSARIVLLKGADEAGFTFFTNYESQKGKELAIRPQAALLFHWHELERQIRIKGMVERVSAAESDQYFHSRPAASRIGAWASPQSAEIPNREFLEEAEKAFASDFGDQPPRPEHWGGYRLRPTEIEFWQGRPSRLHDRIHYQLEGNHWRIARLAP, via the coding sequence ATGGACCCTATCGCCCAACTCCGCAAAAACTATACCTTCGGCCAGCTTTCAGAGACTGAGGTTTCACCCAATCCATTGAACTTATTTCAGGTTTGGTTTGATCAGGCAGTCAAAGCGGAATGCCCAGAACCCAATTCCATGACTTTAGCCACGGCCGACAAAGCTGGAAATCCATCAGCTCGTATTGTCTTACTAAAAGGCGCTGATGAAGCTGGCTTTACCTTTTTTACGAATTACGAAAGTCAAAAAGGTAAAGAATTAGCTATTCGCCCGCAAGCTGCCTTGCTATTTCATTGGCATGAACTGGAACGACAGATCCGCATCAAGGGGATGGTTGAACGAGTGAGCGCAGCTGAGAGTGATCAATACTTTCACTCGCGCCCAGCCGCCTCCAGAATTGGAGCCTGGGCCTCACCACAAAGCGCTGAGATCCCAAATCGAGAGTTTCTTGAGGAGGCCGAGAAGGCCTTCGCATCTGACTTTGGTGATCAACCCCCAAGACCAGAGCACTGGGGTGGATACCGCCTCCGTCCTACCGAGATTGAATTTTGGCAAGGTAGGCCATCACGCCTGCATGATCGTATTCACTATCAACTCGAAGGCAATCATTGGCGCATTGCCCGCCTAGCCCCATAA
- a CDS encoding DEAD/DEAH box helicase, whose product MTFSKETNHESTDSKPTGTEFQSFALAASLLKNVAELGYTQATEVQAQVIPAALAGGDLLVSSQTGSGKTAAFLLPLINQLIEDNPNSSPVPGRAQPKVLVLCPTRELAQQVAADAVNLVRGMKGIRIATVMGGMPYGKQIQALKGALLVVATPGRLLDLTDSKAIRLDDVKQLVIDEADRMLDMGFADDLEAIDKRCAARTQTLMFSATFAPKIMSLANELTTNAKRIELAHAGEKHANIEQKLHWADSMSHKHKLLEHILADASLDQAVVFASTQIESEKIADTLRANGYEASALHGAMPQAVRMRRLESLRKGHTKILVATDVAARGIDVPRISHVINFGLPMKPEDYTHRIGRTGRAGRNGVAITLVEHRDRAKIRNIERFTQQDIVASVIAGLEPQAKPSFGGGGGGGNRSGGGRSGGGFGGGGRSGGGGSGGNRSGNHFESRSSDSRPSGDSRPAAGANRFADSRPARSADSRPTGGSRSGDSRPSAGPRFAKPKTGGQRRSFSGN is encoded by the coding sequence ATGACTTTTTCTAAAGAAACTAATCACGAGTCCACAGACTCAAAACCGACTGGAACTGAGTTTCAGTCTTTCGCCCTCGCGGCCTCACTCCTTAAAAACGTTGCTGAACTGGGTTATACCCAAGCTACTGAAGTGCAAGCTCAGGTTATTCCTGCAGCTCTCGCTGGTGGTGACTTATTGGTCAGCAGCCAAACTGGTAGCGGTAAAACCGCAGCCTTTTTATTACCTTTAATTAATCAACTGATTGAAGACAACCCAAACAGCTCACCTGTACCTGGTCGCGCACAACCTAAAGTGTTAGTGCTCTGCCCAACTCGTGAATTAGCTCAGCAGGTTGCCGCAGATGCAGTGAACTTAGTTCGCGGCATGAAAGGTATCCGAATTGCAACCGTCATGGGTGGCATGCCTTACGGCAAGCAAATTCAAGCATTGAAAGGTGCATTGTTAGTTGTTGCAACTCCTGGCCGTTTACTCGACTTAACCGACAGCAAAGCAATTCGCTTAGATGACGTAAAGCAACTCGTGATCGATGAAGCTGATCGCATGCTGGACATGGGATTTGCGGATGATCTCGAGGCGATCGATAAGCGTTGTGCTGCTCGTACTCAAACCTTGATGTTCTCAGCCACGTTTGCACCAAAGATTATGTCTCTGGCCAACGAATTAACTACTAACGCTAAGCGTATTGAGCTAGCTCATGCCGGTGAAAAGCACGCAAACATCGAACAGAAGTTGCATTGGGCTGACAGCATGTCACACAAGCATAAATTGCTCGAGCACATTTTGGCTGATGCCTCTTTGGATCAAGCAGTGGTATTTGCTAGCACTCAAATTGAAAGCGAAAAAATTGCTGACACATTGCGTGCCAATGGTTACGAAGCTAGCGCCCTACACGGTGCAATGCCTCAGGCTGTGCGTATGCGTCGTCTCGAGTCTCTACGCAAAGGTCATACCAAGATTTTGGTAGCGACTGATGTGGCCGCTCGCGGTATCGATGTACCCCGTATCAGCCACGTGATTAACTTTGGCTTACCAATGAAGCCAGAAGACTATACGCACCGTATCGGTCGTACTGGTCGCGCGGGTCGCAATGGTGTTGCTATCACTTTGGTTGAACATCGTGATCGCGCCAAGATTCGCAATATCGAACGCTTCACACAGCAAGATATCGTTGCCTCAGTCATTGCAGGTCTTGAGCCACAAGCCAAGCCTAGCTTTGGTGGTGGTGGCGGTGGTGGCAATCGCTCAGGCGGTGGTCGTTCTGGCGGTGGTTTCGGTGGTGGCGGTCGTTCTGGCGGTGGCGGCAGCGGTGGCAATCGCTCAGGCAATCATTTCGAATCCCGCTCTAGCGATTCACGCCCATCCGGTGATTCACGTCCTGCTGCTGGCGCCAATCGTTTTGCTGATTCACGCCCTGCACGCTCTGCAGACTCGCGCCCAACTGGTGGTAGTCGCTCTGGTGACTCACGTCCATCCGCTGGTCCACGTTTTGCTAAACCCAAAACTGGCGGTCAACGTAGAAGCTTTAGCGGCAACTAA
- a CDS encoding amino acid permease, with the protein MQTEQTGLQRHLKVRHIRLMALGSTIGVGLFLGSASAIQIAGPSILLGYLLAGIVAFIVLRTLGEMAVHEPVAGSFAAYANTYVGPLAGYMVGWGYWTYWIVVGIAEVTAVGIYMGIWFPETPQWIWALSSIVMMGLINLIAVKVFGEFEFWFSLIKVVAIVAMIALGGSVIFFGFTNDWNPIGLGNLWQHGGFFPNGISGMLLSLQMVLFAYVGIEMIGLSAGEAENPRKTIPMAIDSLAWRILIFYMGAIFVILAIFPWNEVGQQGSPFVVMFERIGLREAAGIINFVVITAALSSCNAGIFSGGRLLYALSVNGYAPSPFAKLSKYGVPHRAVMATVAVCMTGVVLNYFVPDKAFQYIMAAVTFVGLMVWIAILITQIQFRRSLTKVQAAELAYRTPWWPYSSWFALAFIALVVVLMGFHEDARIALVLGPCLLAVYLAMFYIVGLHRKTKQSREFK; encoded by the coding sequence TTGCAGACTGAACAAACAGGTTTACAGCGCCATCTCAAAGTTCGGCATATTCGCCTCATGGCTTTGGGATCTACTATCGGCGTTGGATTATTTCTGGGCTCGGCAAGCGCGATCCAAATCGCAGGACCTTCAATATTGCTGGGATACCTGCTTGCCGGAATCGTTGCCTTTATTGTGCTGCGTACTTTGGGAGAGATGGCTGTACACGAACCGGTTGCTGGCTCATTTGCAGCTTATGCCAATACCTATGTTGGTCCGCTTGCGGGATACATGGTGGGTTGGGGTTATTGGACCTACTGGATCGTTGTCGGCATAGCCGAAGTGACTGCAGTCGGTATTTATATGGGCATTTGGTTTCCTGAGACGCCTCAGTGGATTTGGGCCTTATCTTCTATCGTGATGATGGGTTTGATCAATCTCATTGCGGTCAAAGTATTTGGTGAGTTTGAGTTTTGGTTTTCCTTAATCAAGGTAGTCGCTATTGTTGCCATGATCGCATTGGGTGGCTCAGTCATTTTCTTTGGCTTTACCAATGACTGGAATCCAATTGGACTCGGTAACTTATGGCAGCACGGTGGCTTCTTCCCTAATGGCATTAGTGGAATGTTACTTTCTTTGCAGATGGTCTTATTTGCCTATGTTGGCATTGAGATGATTGGTTTATCTGCTGGTGAGGCAGAGAATCCACGCAAAACCATTCCGATGGCAATTGATTCATTGGCATGGCGCATCTTGATTTTTTACATGGGGGCTATTTTTGTCATCCTAGCGATCTTCCCTTGGAATGAAGTGGGTCAACAAGGCAGTCCATTTGTAGTGATGTTTGAACGTATCGGTTTACGTGAAGCTGCTGGGATTATCAATTTTGTGGTGATTACTGCGGCCCTGTCGTCATGTAACGCTGGCATCTTTAGTGGTGGGCGACTGTTGTACGCACTCTCAGTCAATGGCTATGCTCCATCTCCATTTGCCAAGCTATCAAAGTATGGCGTTCCACATCGCGCAGTGATGGCAACTGTAGCTGTTTGTATGACTGGAGTAGTGCTCAACTACTTCGTTCCAGATAAGGCATTTCAATACATCATGGCCGCAGTGACTTTTGTTGGATTGATGGTGTGGATTGCCATCTTAATAACGCAAATTCAATTTCGTCGCTCTCTTACTAAAGTGCAGGCTGCCGAGTTGGCATACCGTACACCCTGGTGGCCCTATTCCTCGTGGTTCGCATTGGCATTTATTGCCTTGGTAGTGGTGTTGATGGGCTTTCATGAGGATGCGCGGATTGCCTTGGTCTTAGGTCCGTGTTTATTAGCTGTGTATCTCGCCATGTTCTACATCGTTGGCTTGCATCGCAAAACAAAACAGAGTCGTGAATTCAAATAA
- the msrA gene encoding peptide-methionine (S)-S-oxide reductase MsrA, with the protein MIETIQKNHPSLERATLGGGCFWCLEAVYQQITGVSAVVSGYAGGATLNPDYESICSGATGHAEIVDVYFDPQVVSFRDLLEIFFVIHDPTTLNYQGHDHGTQYRSVIFTHSESQSAIAHAVVKELEEAKIYSKPVVTQIDSAPVIYPAEDYHQDYFRQHPGQGYCMAVVAPKLAKFRAKFQSLIAPEFR; encoded by the coding sequence ATGATCGAAACTATTCAAAAAAACCACCCATCCCTAGAGCGCGCCACTTTGGGTGGAGGCTGTTTCTGGTGCCTAGAGGCTGTTTATCAGCAAATTACCGGGGTAAGTGCAGTAGTATCCGGCTATGCGGGAGGAGCAACACTCAATCCGGACTATGAGTCGATTTGCTCGGGCGCTACAGGCCATGCGGAAATTGTAGATGTCTATTTTGATCCCCAGGTTGTGTCTTTTCGGGATTTATTGGAAATCTTTTTCGTGATTCATGATCCGACAACCTTGAACTACCAGGGTCACGATCACGGCACGCAATATCGCTCAGTGATCTTTACCCATAGCGAGAGTCAGAGTGCAATAGCGCATGCGGTAGTAAAAGAGCTAGAAGAGGCAAAGATTTATTCCAAGCCTGTTGTAACGCAAATTGATTCAGCGCCTGTCATTTATCCAGCTGAGGACTACCACCAAGATTACTTTCGTCAGCATCCAGGGCAGGGCTACTGTATGGCGGTCGTTGCTCCAAAATTGGCGAAATTCAGGGCAAAGTTTCAATCTTTGATTGCTCCAGAGTTTCGCTAG
- a CDS encoding uroporphyrinogen-III synthase — protein MSTKTIVITRPSGQARQLSEALQASLLKTGIEAECSPTIISLPLLTIVPKDDGGLVHQITQALQSVDLAIFVSPNAIECTMRLLEQSWQDLSESPIPIGVMGGSSMSALKNHGIGIESTPTEVIFPRDNTSWDSEGLWSKMQTLHWDWPSKKVLIFKGEGGRDWLAETLSNAGARVEAISVYARVPLDLSSPAWNQIHEIDFAQSLWLLTSSEAVRYLGQAQLPLDLATAICPHRNIADAAEQVGFGEVLICEPGDDALIAASQAWIAI, from the coding sequence ATGAGCACCAAGACCATTGTTATTACTCGCCCCAGCGGACAGGCTCGGCAGTTATCAGAGGCGCTGCAAGCGAGCTTACTTAAGACCGGTATTGAAGCAGAATGCTCACCTACGATTATTTCTTTACCCTTGCTAACTATCGTACCGAAGGATGATGGTGGTTTAGTTCATCAAATCACTCAAGCCCTTCAGTCTGTGGACCTAGCAATTTTCGTAAGCCCGAATGCCATTGAATGCACGATGCGTTTACTGGAGCAGTCATGGCAAGATCTATCGGAAAGCCCAATACCGATTGGGGTGATGGGTGGCAGTAGTATGTCTGCCTTAAAAAATCATGGCATCGGTATCGAAAGTACGCCGACAGAAGTCATTTTTCCTCGAGACAATACCAGCTGGGATTCTGAGGGTTTGTGGAGCAAAATGCAGACACTGCACTGGGATTGGCCCTCTAAAAAAGTTCTGATTTTTAAAGGCGAGGGTGGACGTGATTGGCTGGCTGAAACCCTGAGTAATGCAGGGGCGCGAGTCGAAGCCATTTCAGTATATGCGCGCGTGCCCTTGGATCTCAGTAGCCCGGCCTGGAATCAAATTCATGAGATCGATTTTGCGCAATCACTTTGGCTGTTGACCTCGTCTGAAGCGGTACGGTATTTGGGGCAAGCGCAATTGCCTCTAGACCTCGCTACGGCGATTTGTCCACATCGCAATATTGCAGATGCTGCCGAGCAGGTAGGGTTTGGCGAAGTACTTATTTGCGAGCCTGGTGATGATGCTTTGATTGCAGCATCACAAGCTTGGATCGCTATTTAA
- a CDS encoding TRAP transporter small permease subunit codes for MGFWGTLSTGIDRLNQFLGKVASVMILLSCVISAGNALLRYSLDMSNNWPLELQWYLFGAAVMLGASYTLKLNEHVRVDLIYSQLSDRGRLYTDLFGLIFFLMPACILFTWLSWTALFYPSWLVSEHSANAGGLLRYPIKFIVPFGFFMLSLQGISEIIKRIGFLTGKNTLPAADLHYKKPMQ; via the coding sequence ATGGGTTTTTGGGGAACGCTCTCAACCGGAATTGACCGCCTCAATCAATTTCTAGGCAAGGTAGCCAGCGTGATGATTTTGCTATCTTGCGTGATATCGGCTGGCAACGCCTTACTTCGCTACAGCTTAGATATGAGCAATAACTGGCCACTAGAATTACAGTGGTACCTCTTTGGCGCTGCCGTCATGCTCGGCGCCTCCTACACTCTTAAACTAAATGAACATGTTCGAGTCGATCTCATTTACTCACAGCTATCGGATCGCGGACGCCTCTATACCGATCTCTTTGGTTTGATCTTTTTTTTGATGCCCGCTTGCATCTTATTTACCTGGCTATCTTGGACAGCTCTGTTTTACCCATCGTGGTTAGTCTCAGAGCATTCAGCCAATGCAGGTGGCTTGTTACGCTACCCCATTAAGTTTATTGTGCCGTTTGGCTTTTTTATGCTGAGCCTCCAAGGGATTTCAGAGATCATTAAACGTATCGGCTTCCTAACAGGCAAAAACACCCTGCCAGCCGCCGATCTCCATTATAAAAAGCCCATGCAATGA
- a CDS encoding chorismate--pyruvate lyase family protein translates to MVHRRRLRSAWNRVDSGELHQAPRQWQPWLSDTGSLTQKIECAIGQKLEVLVLRDCRQNLNSDESRYFHFKISRCRIREVLLCTNGVPLVMARSIIPTTSSSGSNQEILRLGKRPLGAALFAKTRMRSKKKSPREIARLDKQSTLWKTCFQQYADLPSVSWARRTLYRLKGRPLLVSEVFLPALLHY, encoded by the coding sequence ATGGTTCACCGTCGTCGCCTCCGTTCTGCATGGAATCGAGTCGATTCCGGTGAGCTCCATCAAGCGCCACGTCAGTGGCAGCCTTGGCTTAGCGACACGGGCTCTTTAACCCAAAAAATTGAATGTGCAATTGGACAAAAACTAGAAGTACTAGTGTTGCGAGATTGCCGGCAAAACCTGAATAGCGACGAAAGTCGCTATTTTCATTTCAAAATCTCCCGTTGCCGAATCCGAGAAGTATTACTTTGTACTAATGGTGTTCCACTAGTCATGGCACGAAGCATCATTCCCACCACCAGCTCAAGCGGCAGTAATCAGGAGATTCTGCGCTTAGGTAAAAGACCATTGGGGGCTGCGTTGTTTGCAAAAACCCGGATGCGCTCAAAAAAGAAGTCGCCTCGAGAAATCGCCCGTTTAGATAAACAAAGTACCTTATGGAAAACCTGTTTTCAGCAGTATGCTGATTTACCGTCGGTTAGTTGGGCAAGACGAACGCTATACCGACTTAAAGGGCGCCCACTCTTAGTGAGTGAAGTATTTCTACCCGCGCTACTGCACTACTAA
- a CDS encoding tRNA threonylcarbamoyladenosine dehydratase, whose amino-acid sequence MAEDKIEGSLDDRRFGGVARLYGPELRERFRHATVVVAGLGGVGSWAAEALARTAIGHLVLIDFDHISESNTNRQLHALEGEYGKAKVQAMTERIRQINPEITLTTCDAFLEPQNLDTLIPENAIVLDATDSVQTKIALAVWAANNGRALVMCGAAGGKSDPTSVRCDDLSRTEQDALLAKVRQGLRQDHGFSRNLKRKIGIRAIYSHEPRAGAASGGLACSGYGSTVMVTAACGLAAAAEVLNLIAAQ is encoded by the coding sequence ATGGCAGAAGACAAGATAGAAGGCAGTTTGGATGATCGTCGTTTTGGGGGCGTTGCACGTCTGTACGGCCCAGAGTTGCGTGAACGCTTTCGTCATGCCACTGTCGTGGTGGCTGGATTGGGTGGAGTAGGCTCATGGGCTGCTGAGGCCCTAGCGCGAACAGCCATTGGACATCTCGTCCTCATCGATTTTGATCATATTTCTGAAAGTAATACCAATCGTCAGCTTCATGCTCTTGAAGGCGAGTATGGCAAAGCAAAAGTGCAAGCGATGACTGAGCGCATTCGACAAATTAATCCTGAAATTACCTTAACTACTTGCGACGCATTTTTGGAGCCGCAAAATTTAGACACCTTGATTCCGGAAAATGCGATTGTTTTAGATGCAACAGATTCAGTTCAAACCAAAATTGCTTTAGCAGTGTGGGCAGCAAACAATGGGCGCGCATTGGTGATGTGCGGTGCAGCAGGCGGAAAATCAGACCCCACCTCTGTACGTTGCGATGACCTCTCTCGTACCGAGCAAGATGCTTTGTTGGCAAAGGTTCGTCAAGGACTTAGACAAGACCATGGTTTTTCTAGAAATCTCAAGAGAAAAATAGGTATACGCGCTATTTATTCACACGAACCTCGCGCCGGTGCTGCAAGTGGGGGTCTCGCATGTTCTGGCTACGGATCCACTGTGATGGTAACCGCAGCCTGCGGTCTGGCTGCGGCTGCAGAAGTTTTAAATCTGATCGCTGCGCAGTAG